In Methanothermococcus thermolithotrophicus DSM 2095, one DNA window encodes the following:
- the tfrB gene encoding fumarate reductase (CoM/CoB) subunit TfrB codes for MKAVKIKVMRLNGFEEYEVPEGLTVIDALEYINKTYNKNIHFRASCRAGQCGSCAMTINGEPKLACKTKVEDGMTIEPLRGFNVVKDLIVDRTPYYKKLSNLRNYVENYSQQDTKKLDELEILDKIYPCDIKDFKKVRGCIDCLSCLSMCPARKFSDYPGPTFMRQLARFAFDPRDEAEREKEAYFENLYNCTTCGKCVEVCPKEIDIVHNAVEKLRELSFKKGYNLDSHLEVRKNILIGKRSVIKETTPFLEEVGGEYLVRSSEGAESCKSRRDLLKDEKNEKMRVAFFTGCLIDYRLQEVGKSAIRVLNAHGISVIIPKNQVCCGSPCIRTGQTDVAEMLKKQNLETFNNLDVDAVVTLCAGCGSTLKNDYKEKEFKVMDITEVINKVGLIEYKPIDLKVTYHDPCHLRRGQKIYKEPRKILKSIPKLKFVEMEIPDQCCGAGGGVRSGKPEVASAIGSRKAKMIYDIDVDYVITVCPFCEYHVRDSLKKFKKEHNLEKDIDVMNIVSLLDKVI; via the coding sequence ATGAAAGCCGTAAAAATTAAAGTTATGAGATTAAATGGTTTTGAAGAATACGAAGTTCCAGAAGGATTAACTGTAATCGATGCCTTGGAGTACATTAACAAAACCTATAATAAAAACATTCATTTTAGGGCCTCATGTAGGGCAGGGCAGTGTGGGAGCTGTGCAATGACAATAAATGGAGAACCAAAGCTCGCATGTAAAACTAAAGTAGAGGATGGAATGACAATTGAACCTTTAAGAGGATTCAATGTTGTTAAAGATTTAATTGTGGATAGAACGCCGTATTATAAAAAATTGAGTAATTTAAGAAATTATGTTGAAAACTACTCACAACAGGATACCAAAAAGTTAGATGAACTGGAAATACTGGATAAAATTTATCCCTGCGATATAAAAGATTTTAAAAAAGTCAGAGGATGTATCGATTGTCTGAGCTGTCTCTCAATGTGTCCAGCAAGGAAATTCTCAGATTATCCAGGACCTACCTTCATGAGACAGCTTGCAAGATTTGCCTTTGATCCAAGAGATGAAGCTGAAAGAGAAAAGGAAGCATATTTCGAAAACCTTTACAACTGTACGACATGTGGGAAATGTGTAGAGGTCTGCCCAAAAGAAATAGATATTGTACACAATGCAGTTGAAAAATTGAGGGAGCTCTCATTTAAAAAAGGTTATAATTTAGACAGTCATTTAGAAGTCAGAAAAAATATTTTAATAGGCAAAAGATCAGTAATAAAAGAAACCACACCGTTTTTAGAAGAAGTGGGCGGGGAATACCTTGTTCGGAGCTCCGAAGGAGCGGAGAGCTGCAAATCCCGAAGAGATTTGCTCAAAGATGAGAAAAATGAAAAAATGAGGGTTGCATTTTTCACAGGATGTTTAATTGACTATAGGCTTCAGGAAGTTGGTAAAAGTGCGATAAGGGTTTTAAACGCCCACGGGATTTCCGTTATAATTCCAAAAAATCAGGTCTGTTGTGGGTCTCCATGCATAAGAACCGGACAAACTGATGTAGCTGAAATGCTAAAAAAACAGAATTTGGAAACATTCAACAACTTGGACGTTGATGCAGTAGTTACGCTCTGTGCAGGCTGTGGAAGTACTTTAAAAAATGATTACAAAGAGAAGGAATTTAAAGTCATGGACATTACCGAAGTTATAAACAAAGTAGGGCTTATTGAATACAAACCTATTGACCTAAAAGTAACCTACCACGACCCATGTCACTTGAGAAGAGGTCAGAAAATATACAAGGAACCTAGAAAGATATTAAAAAGTATTCCAAAATTGAAATTTGTTGAAATGGAAATTCCTGACCAGTGCTGTGGTGCAGGTGGAGGAGTTAGAAGTGGAAAACCTGAGGTTGCATCTGCCATAGGAAGTAGGAAGGCAAAGATGATTTATGATATAGATGTGGATTACGTTATAACGGTCTGTCCATTTTGTGAGTATCATGTTAGAGATAGTTTGAAGAAGTTTAAAAAAGAGCATAATTTAGAAAAAGATATAGATGTAATGAATATTGTCTCTTTGCTGGATAAGGTGATTTAA